Within Sulfurimonas sp. hsl 1-7, the genomic segment ATGAAACTAATCTTTTTTAAGATAGTCATGGTTCTTCGTCTTGTAAGATAAAAGATAATGAACGCGGTTGTAAAGATAAGAAGAAAACTTTTTACAAGATCGATCTCAAATTTTTCAAAAAACTGATCCAGAGTTGAGAGTGTACATACATATCCCATCGTGTTTTTATTGAAATCTACGATAGGGTAAATGTTGAGAAAATATGTTTTTTCATTGATCTCTATCTCTTGAATTTTCTTTGTAAAGTCTATCTCTTGAATCTTTTTTGCAGGAAAGTTGATCGTTCGATCGCCTAAGATGTAGTTGCCAACGATCTCTTTATCTTCTATAAAACTGTTGTAGTACTTACTGACTAGAGTATTTGTTGCATTTTTTTCATAAACTAAAAAACTGTCATGGTGTGAGTTCTCTTTTAAAACACCGGGAATCCAGTCTATCTTTTTACCTAACGACAATCCACCGAGAATATTTCCGTAGTTGTCAAAAATAGGTTCAGTTGCACGAAGCCCGGCATACGATTTACACATTAACAGATGGGTGCTCGGTTTAAATGAAGATGTTACCCATTGGATGTCTGATCTGACATCGGAAACATCGGTTCCGATGGTATTAAAGTTTGAGAAATTGACAAAAGAGACGGCAGGGGGTTTGAAAAAGTGGATCTCATATGTCAATTTTTCATGACGCACTTTATTCCAGATAGGTGCAATATGTCTTTTTATTATCTCAGGATTATTCTCTTTATAGCCCTTGATTACGAACTCATTCGCAGATAACAGATCAGATAAGATCTTTACATTTTCAAGTTGAGCTTTCATCAGGTTGTCCAAGATAATTTTATCTTTTTGATAGATAGCCTGCTTCTCTTTTTCTATCCCGAACCATAAGGATGAGAGTTCATTAAGTATGAAAAAAGTGATTGCCGTAATTGCAATCAAATAGAGTGATTTATTTAAGTTCGTCATAAAAAAATTTTATCTTTTTATCACGAAAGAATTACTTAAAAATGTTTTTTATTGTCTTTTTTGATAAAAATCTACTTTAAACTCGGCAAATCTGTCTTCTAAGATAGCTTCACGACACTCTTTCATAAGGTTCAAATAGTAGTGAAGATTATGAATAGTTGCTAATCTAAAGTAACTGATCTCACGGCTTCTAAAAAGATGGTTTATGTATGCACGTGAGTATGTTTTACAAGTGATACATTCACATTCCGGATCGATTGGAGCTTCATCCTCTTTATATTTTGCACCTTTGATGTTTAGCTTACCGAATGATGTAAAAAGAGTACCGTTTCTTGCATTTCTTGTCGGCATTACACAGTCAAACATATCGATCCCGCGCTCAATATTTTCGATCAGGTCTTCCGGAGTTCCTACACCCATAAGGTAACGCGGTTTGTCTTCTGGCATATACTGAGTCGTATGTTCTACCGTATCGTACATATCTTGGTTCGCTTCACCGACTGAAAGACCACCGATCGCAAAACCGTCATAAGGGAGTGCACATAATTCCTGAGCACTTTTTGTACGGAATGCTTTGTCAGTTCCCCCTTGGATGATTGCAAAAATGTTTTGATCAACACCGACACCTTCAGCTTGTTTAGCGCGGAAATACTCGATCGACTCCTCAGCCCATTTCGTAGTACGTTCAATACTTAGTGCTATACGCTCTTGTGTATTTGGCAGTGCAACCAAATCATCCAAGATCATCATGATGTCTGAGCCGAGATTTAACTGGATGTCTATAACTTTTTTCGGTGTAAAGAAGTGTTTGCTTCCGTCAATGTGTGAGCGGAATTCGATCCCGTCTTCTTTAGGTTTAGAGTTGTCACTAAGTGAAAATGCCTGAAAACCGCCGCTGTCTGTCAAGAAGCTTTTTGGATACTTTGTAAAACCGTGGAGTTTCCCCATCTTTTTAACTGTTTCATCACCAGGACGTAGGTACATGTGGTAAGTGTTTGCAAGGATGATCTCAGCTCCTAACATATCTAAAACATCATGTACGTCAAGAGATTTGACACTTCCAACCGTTCCAACAGGCATAAATACAGGTGTTTTGATCGTAGAGTGTGCCGTTTTTATAGTACAGGCACGAGCCTTGCCACTTTTTGCTTCGAGGGTAAATTCCATAAAATAATTCCTAAAATTGCTAACTTTTAAGGGAATTATACCATTTGCATACTTATGTAACTAAAGTAGCAAAAAAAAATTTATTTACTTGCAATAATACTGTTCTAAAAAACATAAATTCGCATATAAGGAGTTAGTCATGTATTTAACTGCGTTTGATCCGTATAGGGATTTTAGAGCTTTAGAAAAAAGAATGATGCAACCATTCAATGTGAAAGAAAAAGAGGGTGGCATCAGTTCATTTACACCGAGTGTAAACACGCGTGAAGGTGAGTTTGCCTACCATGTTGACGTTGACCTGCCGGGTGTTAAAAAAGAGGACATCAAGGTAGATGTTAAAGACGGAGCTATTACGATCTCGGGTGAGCGTAACTTCAAAGAGGAAGTAAAAGAGGAAGATTACTACAAAGTTGAAACAAGCTTTGGAAAATTTTCAAGAAGTTTTTCTCTTCCTGATGATGTAGATACTGAAAATATCACTGCAACTGCCGAAAACGGTGTACTGGAAGTTGTGATCCCAAAAGTTGATGCATCGGTAAAAACGAAAAGCATCGAAGTTAAGTAACAACCTTTTTCCCCTTTTCCCAATTCTCCTTGACATTCCCATTTCCCCTAATGGGAATGTCAGTTTCTATTTATATCTTTTCAAAATCCCTCTTCATTTAGATAAATTTCAAGCTTAGTCAATATATAATGCATAATAAAAGCAAATTAACGGAGTATTTTATGAAAAATATAATCCTAAAAAAAGCTTTGACATACTTCGCAATTGTCTTCGGCATGGGTTTTATTCTTGGGACTATCAGGGTTTTATGGTTGGAGCCGATGCTTGGTACCAGAATGGCAGAACTCAGTGAGATGCCTATCATGCTTGTTACAATGATCCTTGCGGCAAATTTCATTATGAAACGGGGGCAGCAGCTCACTAAAAGTGTAGATGCACTAGGTGTCGGTGTGATCGCTTTGCTTCTTCTTTTGAGCATCGAGTTTAGCGTAGTGTTATGGCTGCAAAATATCTCATTTCAGCAATATCTTGACTCCAGAGACAGTGTCGCATTTACGGCATACATAATCTCACTGCTACTTTTTATGTTGATGCCGTATTTAATAAACAAGCGATCTTAAAATCGTTTGGAAACTACACACTAAAAAACTACAACTAATATAAAAAATCATTATAACTTCTTTAGCTTTTTAGATTAAAAAAAACTGCAGACCGTTTTTTAGAAAAACTTGTTCTATAACTCCGCCTCAGGAGTTTAGATGATAAAAAAGATACTTTTACTTACACTTTTTGCCACACTTGTTTTTGGGGCTAACGAGTCATTT encodes:
- the tgt gene encoding tRNA guanosine(34) transglycosylase Tgt; its protein translation is MEFTLEAKSGKARACTIKTAHSTIKTPVFMPVGTVGSVKSLDVHDVLDMLGAEIILANTYHMYLRPGDETVKKMGKLHGFTKYPKSFLTDSGGFQAFSLSDNSKPKEDGIEFRSHIDGSKHFFTPKKVIDIQLNLGSDIMMILDDLVALPNTQERIALSIERTTKWAEESIEYFRAKQAEGVGVDQNIFAIIQGGTDKAFRTKSAQELCALPYDGFAIGGLSVGEANQDMYDTVEHTTQYMPEDKPRYLMGVGTPEDLIENIERGIDMFDCVMPTRNARNGTLFTSFGKLNIKGAKYKEDEAPIDPECECITCKTYSRAYINHLFRSREISYFRLATIHNLHYYLNLMKECREAILEDRFAEFKVDFYQKRQ
- a CDS encoding Hsp20/alpha crystallin family protein, whose amino-acid sequence is MYLTAFDPYRDFRALEKRMMQPFNVKEKEGGISSFTPSVNTREGEFAYHVDVDLPGVKKEDIKVDVKDGAITISGERNFKEEVKEEDYYKVETSFGKFSRSFSLPDDVDTENITATAENGVLEVVIPKVDASVKTKSIEVK